One segment of Fuscovulum ytuae DNA contains the following:
- a CDS encoding PAS domain S-box protein: MLDGQSTLDQRINLRQVLDQAIHAIVLIDDRNSIIYFNAAAERLWGYDRAEVMGQNVKMLLPVDMRGQHDSWVNRHRRTQVNHIVGSAREVQLERKDGRKLWVSLSLLQVRGEEGAQNYAAFVRDVTEDRKNRIAIRQTLESTMDAVVSIDAENTVTFFNAAAEKLWGYKAAEVVGQNVKMLVPPQMQGDHDGFVNRHRKTGENRIVGTSREVPIYRKDGQISTAILLLSLIDLDDGTKLYTAFLKDITAQKAMAGQTIKVVQDLLGNIIQFNQRIGSIAQMTNLLSLNASIEAARAGDAGQGFAIVAQEIRKLANQVSAITGEIEGLVESGKSTVQEMGKQL, encoded by the coding sequence ATGCTTGACGGCCAATCAACACTCGACCAGCGCATCAATCTGCGGCAGGTGCTGGATCAGGCGATCCATGCGATCGTGCTGATCGATGATCGCAATAGCATCATCTATTTCAACGCCGCGGCCGAACGGCTTTGGGGCTATGACCGCGCAGAGGTGATGGGACAGAACGTCAAGATGCTTCTGCCCGTCGATATGCGCGGGCAGCACGATTCATGGGTGAACCGTCACCGCCGCACACAGGTGAACCACATCGTCGGATCGGCACGCGAGGTGCAGCTTGAACGCAAGGATGGGCGCAAGCTGTGGGTGTCATTGTCGTTGCTGCAGGTGCGCGGCGAAGAAGGGGCACAGAACTATGCCGCCTTCGTGCGGGACGTGACCGAAGACCGCAAGAACCGCATCGCCATTCGCCAGACGCTGGAAAGCACGATGGATGCGGTGGTGTCGATCGATGCCGAGAATACGGTCACCTTCTTCAACGCGGCGGCGGAAAAGCTATGGGGGTATAAGGCGGCCGAGGTGGTGGGCCAGAACGTCAAGATGCTGGTCCCGCCGCAAATGCAGGGCGATCATGACGGCTTCGTCAACCGCCACCGCAAAACAGGTGAGAATAGGATCGTCGGCACCAGCCGCGAAGTACCGATCTATCGCAAGGATGGTCAGATCAGCACGGCGATCCTGCTGTTGTCCCTGATCGATCTGGATGACGGCACGAAGCTATATACCGCCTTCCTGAAAGACATCACCGCGCAGAAGGCGATGGCAGGCCAGACGATCAAGGTGGTGCAGGATTTGCTGGGAAATATCATCCAGTTCAACCAACGCATCGGGTCCATCGCGCAGATGACGAACCTTCTGTCGCTGAACGCCTCGATCGAGGCGGCACGGGCGGGGGATGCGGGGCAGGGCTTTGCCATCGTGGCGCAGGAAATCCGCAAGCTGGCCAATCAGGTATCGGCCATCACGGGCGAGATTGAGGGGCTTGTCGAAAGCGGAAAGTCCACTGTTCAAGAAATGGGCAAGCAGTTGTGA
- the rpsO gene encoding 30S ribosomal protein S15 produces MSITVEEKTRLIKEYATKEGDTGSPEVQVAILSSRIATLTEHFKTHKKDNHSRRGLLMLVAQRRKLLDYLKAKDEGRYASLIARLGLRR; encoded by the coding sequence ATGTCGATCACCGTCGAAGAAAAGACCCGCCTGATCAAGGAATACGCGACCAAGGAAGGTGACACCGGTTCGCCCGAAGTGCAGGTTGCGATCCTGTCGTCGCGCATCGCGACCCTGACCGAGCATTTCAAGACCCACAAGAAGGACAACCACTCGCGTCGTGGCCTTCTGATGCTGGTCGCCCAGCGCCGCAAGCTGCTGGACTATCTGAAGGCCAAGGATGAGGGGCGCTATGCCTCGCTCATCGCGCGCCTCGGCCTGCGCCGCTAA
- the pnp gene encoding polyribonucleotide nucleotidyltransferase: MFNVIKKSIQWGNETLTLETGKVARQADGTVIATLGETSVMANVTFAKQAKPGQDFFPLTVHYQEKYYAAGKIPGGFFKREARPSEKETLTSRLIDRPCRPLFVDGFKNEVLVMATVLSHDLHNEPDIVAMIAASAALTISGVPFMGPIGAARVGFSNGEYVLNPSVDDLQNLRNNPDQRLDLVIAGTKDAVMMVESEAYELTEAEMLGAVKFGHAAMQPVIDLIIDLAEEAAKEPFDFSPPDYSDLYARVKAAGETQMRAAFAIKDKQDRTNAISAAVDAIKAALSDEDKADINLGSAIKKLESSILRGDIITGGARIDGRDNKTVRPIISETGVLPRTHGSALFTRGETQALVVTTLGTGEDEQIIDALHGNSRSNFLLHYNFPPYSVGEVGRVGSPGRREIGHGKLAWRALQAVLPAPTDFPYTIRVVSEITESNGSSSMASVCGGSLSMMDAGVPLKAPVAGVAMGLILEDDGRWAVLTDILGDEDHLGDMDFKVAGTADGITSLQMDIKVAGITPEIMEQALAQAKDGRMHILGEMNKALSAPQGFSEYAPKIETLTIPTDKIREVIGSGGKVIREIVETSGAKVDINDDGVIKIASNSADAIKKAYDMIWSIVAEPEEGHIYTGRVVKLVDFGAFVNFFGKRDGLVHVSQIANKRLNHPNEVLKEGQEVKVKLLGFDDRGKVRLGMKMVDQETGEEIVEKKGETEEA; the protein is encoded by the coding sequence ATGTTCAACGTTATCAAGAAATCGATCCAGTGGGGCAATGAAACGCTCACTCTGGAAACCGGGAAGGTTGCCCGTCAGGCCGACGGCACCGTGATCGCCACGCTGGGCGAAACCTCGGTCATGGCCAACGTAACCTTTGCCAAGCAGGCAAAGCCGGGGCAGGACTTTTTCCCCCTGACCGTGCATTATCAGGAAAAATACTACGCCGCCGGCAAGATTCCGGGCGGCTTCTTCAAGCGTGAGGCGCGTCCTTCGGAAAAGGAAACGCTGACCTCGCGCCTGATCGACCGTCCTTGCCGCCCGCTCTTCGTGGATGGCTTCAAGAACGAAGTTCTGGTGATGGCGACCGTGCTGTCGCATGACCTGCACAACGAACCCGATATCGTGGCGATGATCGCGGCCTCTGCCGCCCTCACCATTTCGGGCGTGCCCTTCATGGGCCCGATCGGCGCGGCGCGCGTCGGCTTCTCGAACGGCGAATACGTTCTGAACCCGTCGGTGGACGATCTGCAGAACCTGCGCAACAACCCGGATCAGCGTCTCGACCTCGTCATCGCGGGGACCAAGGACGCCGTGATGATGGTGGAATCCGAGGCCTATGAACTGACCGAGGCCGAAATGCTCGGCGCGGTGAAGTTCGGCCATGCCGCGATGCAGCCGGTCATCGACCTGATCATCGACCTTGCCGAAGAAGCCGCGAAGGAACCCTTCGACTTCTCGCCGCCGGATTATTCCGACCTCTACGCCCGCGTGAAGGCCGCAGGCGAAACCCAGATGCGCGCCGCTTTCGCCATCAAGGACAAGCAGGACCGCACCAACGCGATCTCTGCCGCCGTGGATGCGATCAAGGCCGCGCTGTCGGACGAAGACAAGGCCGACATCAACCTTGGCTCGGCGATCAAAAAGCTGGAAAGCTCCATCCTGCGTGGCGATATCATCACCGGCGGCGCGCGCATCGATGGGCGCGACAACAAGACCGTGCGTCCGATCATCTCGGAAACCGGCGTCCTGCCGCGCACCCATGGCTCGGCCCTCTTCACCCGTGGCGAAACGCAGGCGTTGGTCGTGACCACGCTGGGCACCGGTGAAGATGAGCAGATCATCGACGCCCTGCACGGCAATTCGCGGTCGAACTTCCTGCTGCACTACAATTTCCCGCCCTATTCGGTCGGCGAAGTGGGCCGCGTCGGCTCCCCCGGACGCCGCGAAATCGGCCACGGCAAACTGGCATGGCGCGCGCTTCAGGCCGTCCTGCCCGCACCGACCGACTTCCCCTACACCATCCGCGTCGTGTCCGAGATCACGGAATCGAACGGTTCCTCCTCGATGGCCTCCGTCTGCGGCGGGTCGCTGTCGATGATGGATGCGGGCGTTCCGCTGAAGGCACCAGTCGCGGGTGTGGCCATGGGCCTGATCCTCGAAGACGATGGCCGCTGGGCTGTGCTGACCGACATCCTCGGCGACGAGGATCACCTGGGCGACATGGACTTCAAGGTCGCAGGCACCGCCGACGGCATCACCTCGCTCCAGATGGATATCAAGGTCGCGGGCATCACGCCCGAGATCATGGAACAGGCGCTGGCACAGGCCAAAGATGGCCGCATGCACATCCTGGGCGAGATGAACAAGGCGCTGTCCGCCCCGCAAGGCTTCAGCGAATACGCGCCCAAGATCGAAACGCTGACCATCCCCACCGACAAGATCCGCGAAGTGATCGGCTCGGGCGGCAAGGTCATCCGCGAGATCGTGGAAACCTCGGGTGCCAAAGTCGACATCAACGACGACGGCGTGATCAAGATCGCGTCGAACTCCGCCGATGCGATCAAGAAGGCCTATGACATGATCTGGTCGATCGTGGCGGAACCCGAAGAAGGCCATATCTACACGGGTCGTGTGGTGAAACTGGTCGATTTCGGCGCCTTCGTGAACTTCTTCGGCAAGCGCGACGGTCTGGTCCATGTGTCCCAGATCGCCAACAAGCGCCTGAACCACCCGAACGAGGTGCTGAAGGAAGGTCAGGAAGTGAAGGTGAAACTCCTCGGCTTCGACGACCGCGGTAAGGTCCGGCTCGGCATGAAGATGGTCGATCAGGAAACCGGCGAAGAGATCGTTGAGAAGAAGGGGGAGACGGAAGAGGCGTAA